Below is a window of Edaphobacter bradus DNA.
TCGAAGCTGACTTTTACGACCAATACAACGAACTGGGCGGAATCCACGACAGCGAAGAGACAGGAGGAAGCGGCAATCGGATCTACACCGAAAGACTGAGGAGGATCGATCCCAATATCCCCCAGTACATTCATGACATCACCGACGACGAGAGGAGCCATCAGAGTTTTATAAATGCATACCTGGTCTCAAGGGGGGCCGCAGCCATTGACCTGGAACCTTTCCGCACCGTACCGGGCAGCACCGCGACGGGATCCAGCGGAAAGCTGCGACTGACCAACCTGATGCAGCTCACAGTGGACACCAGTTGGTGGACGCGCTATCGGAGCAGCACAAATAATCCCGATGTCAATCCAACCATGTTCGAGCAGGCGGTCCCGGACCTGCACAACGGAAAGTTCCCCGCCATTCCAAGAACAGACGATGACCTGCACCCAAACAAGCATATTCAGGCCATTGCCAACACCGCGGCCTTCCAGATCCCGACCGTGGAACAAGGCGGCGGCAGTTTGCGCATGGCGCTGGCACAAAGGGCGACAGACGTAGAAGTGCTACGACTCCTCATCAGCATGGGCCCCATCGAGAGCATGCATTTTCAGACCTTTTCGGATAAGGCCGGCAATGCGCCGCCGCTCACCGACCCGACCAATGGGCTGACATTTCCCGACCTTAACTCCGGCAAAGATCCTAACAACGGATCAACGGGTGATGCGGTCAGACAGATGTTCCAGACCAACCTGATCATGCCGGAACCTTGCCCCTTCATCAACGCCAACCTGCCGGCATGTTCTGTAATCCGTCCGACGAACACGACGGGGGCAGCCATGGGAGCGCTCAAGTTTCTTACTGCGATGGGGCTCTTCACTGGCCAGTCGGATGCGTTCTTCAGGTATCTGACTAATCTGGCCGAGGCTGCGGACGACGCACAGCGCGGAGTCTAGACGCAAGGCAAACGCAAGGACAGGAAGTGGCTGGAGTAGGTTCTACATTCCCACCCTTCGCCCAATCACCCTAACGCGCAAATGCGCTCGTCGGGACCGCGCTTCGGTGTGAGAGGTCCCGTCCCAAGGAATGAGGGACGGGGCCGTTGATGGTTCTTCACGGGCAGACGAACTAGTTGGCTGGGGCTGCGATCGGTTTCTCGGCGGCCTTGATGGCCTCGTGCTTCTTGGCGAGGTCCGCGTTCCTGGCCTCGATGGTCTGTTTCTCGGCCTTGAACGCCTGGTTCTTGGCTTCGAGCTTCCTGTTCTTCTCAGCGAGCTTCTTGTTCTTCTCGTCGAGCTTCTTGGCCTCCTTCGCGAGCTCCTGGTTCTTTTTGAGGAGGCTCTGCTGCGCGTCGATCTGGTTCTTGATGACCCTGTCCTGCCGCGCGATGTCGGAGCGCAGCGCGCCGGCACTGACAGCGGGAGTGGAGGTCTCGGCGGGCTGAGAGGCCTCCGTAGCGGAGGCCGTGGTGGCGGAGGACGCCGTGGCGCCTCCAGTGGATACGAGGTTGGATTTGGCACTGCTCTGGCAGACGGCGGGAATCGTCGCAGAGGCAGCGAGGAGGAGAAGGCTAGCGGGGAGGAGTTTCATTTGTTCACCTCATGGTTAAAGGAGAGTTAGAGATTCAACAGTCGCCGAAGCACAACTATCAGGCGGCGGGCTTCTAACTGCTGCCATGCTACTGCGGCCGGCGATGGATTCGGGCCGGAAACTGGGGCCGCGGGATGACACTTTTGGGGGATATGGGAGGTTGGGCGCACCCGAGCTTTTGTGGTTGGTTGAGAGTTGGAGGGGGGCCACCGCATCTCTGGAGAGTTCCTTAGGAAGAGCTGTGGCCGGCACATTGCAGCACCCCAAGGTAGACGCTCCACAGACCCACGGCATCGCGGTATTGGTGGGCCATAATCCTTGAGATCTGGTGCAGATGAGTTAAGTCATGAGTTGCCCAGGTCGCCAGTAGCTGCGACAGGGTGACTACTCCGAGGGCAGGGTGTCGTCCGCGTAGCTCGAGGTCCTCCGGCCGTAGGTTCAACGCACGCAGTTCGCGCAGGTTTTCTGACCGCAAGCGGGCAAATTCATCCAATAACTGCTCCAGCGACTTGCCTTGACTCTCGCGTGTCTGTCCCAGGCGATCGAATGGCTCAAACGTCCGGCTATCGCCGAATTGCAATATCATCCTTGCCCGCGACATCCAGTCAGTGCGTTCGCCGTGAATCAGGTGGCCGACGACATCGAACGCGCTCCAGGTGTTTTCACCTTCGTTGTGCAACGTCCACGTCTCCGGTAGATCGCGCAGAAGGGCATTGAGAGCGGCGGGGGTGCGTGTGAGCAGCGACATTGTTTGTTGCAGATTGTGTTCCATCGTGCTCCTCGATTTTGTGGGAGTAATTCTCCCGAGACTCTAAATTGTATTTGTTGGGGGGGGAGGAAATGTGGATCGCGCTTTTGCGCGATTGCCCACCTTCGAAAAGCACGAAGGGGGGCACCAGAGAAACCAGAAAGCCGGCGCAGCAGGCAACCCACAACTACGGCGAGGTGGAGGAATGGTTCGATTTAGATAAAGAGATGACGACATTTTTACGTGCCGCTGACACCGGCTCGGTTGTGTAAGCTCAAGCTTTTTTCCAAGGAGGTTCTCATATGTACAACATGTGGAGCAGTATGAAAACCGAAATCAATCGGCGTTCGTTCGTAAAGAACGGACTGTCGGCAGCGGGGGCCGCAACCGCTGGCATCGGGCTTCTGGCAACTAGCCCTTCCGCTTTAGCGCAGGAAGAGAACGGCGAGCGCCCCGGTCGTCTCAATCGAGGAGATGCTGCTATGCTTCGGTTCGCTGCAGCGGCGGAGATCCTGGAGACGGACTTCTGGCGGCAGTACAACGAACTCGGGGGTGTGCAGGACAGCGAGGTCCCGGGTGGAACCGGGAATCCTCTCTACACCGCCGCTCTTTCGAAGCTGGACTCCGACATGGCTCAGTACATCCATGACAACACCGATGACGAATTCACTCACCAGAACTTTTTGAACGCTTACCTGGCGTCGAAGGGAGCCGACACGGTGAATCTTGAGCAGTTCCGGACCCTGCCGGGCAGCACGGCGAAAGGCGCCAGCTCAGGACTATGGATTACCAACCTGATGCAGCTGACAGTGGATACCAGTTGGTGGACTCGCTACCGGAGCAGTACCCACAACCCCGACCTGGATCCGAACTTTACTTTTCCGCCGGCGATTCCAACGTTAGCGGTGGGA
It encodes the following:
- a CDS encoding ferritin-like domain-containing protein; protein product: MKNHGNVISSPRNRRSFLKTGLAAAGAIGTGLLARGPTAYAAPAGLTAGDTAILQFLAAGEALEADFYDQYNELGGIHDSEETGGSGNRIYTERLRRIDPNIPQYIHDITDDERSHQSFINAYLVSRGAAAIDLEPFRTVPGSTATGSSGKLRLTNLMQLTVDTSWWTRYRSSTNNPDVNPTMFEQAVPDLHNGKFPAIPRTDDDLHPNKHIQAIANTAAFQIPTVEQGGGSLRMALAQRATDVEVLRLLISMGPIESMHFQTFSDKAGNAPPLTDPTNGLTFPDLNSGKDPNNGSTGDAVRQMFQTNLIMPEPCPFINANLPACSVIRPTNTTGAAMGALKFLTAMGLFTGQSDAFFRYLTNLAEAADDAQRGV
- a CDS encoding DinB family protein, with translation MEHNLQQTMSLLTRTPAALNALLRDLPETWTLHNEGENTWSAFDVVGHLIHGERTDWMSRARMILQFGDSRTFEPFDRLGQTRESQGKSLEQLLDEFARLRSENLRELRALNLRPEDLELRGRHPALGVVTLSQLLATWATHDLTHLHQISRIMAHQYRDAVGLWSVYLGVLQCAGHSSS
- a CDS encoding ferritin-like domain-containing protein; the protein is MKTEINRRSFVKNGLSAAGAATAGIGLLATSPSALAQEENGERPGRLNRGDAAMLRFAAAAEILETDFWRQYNELGGVQDSEVPGGTGNPLYTAALSKLDSDMAQYIHDNTDDEFTHQNFLNAYLASKGADTVNLEQFRTLPGSTAKGASSGLWITNLMQLTVDTSWWTRYRSSTHNPDLDPNFTFPPAIPTLAVGAHTAIPRTDDDTKDPNFLQAIANTAGFHFATIEQGGTTLYPAFAQRATSVEVLRILISIGPTETMHFQTWQDKAGNAPPLTAVDPVTKVSVTFPDLNSPPFGGEDFQTNLIMPEPCPFISRKLPPCSVIRPTETKGIAMGVVKFLTDMGLFIGQSAAFFTLLKDLAEDADDARRFGGTA